A section of the Octopus bimaculoides isolate UCB-OBI-ISO-001 chromosome 17, ASM119413v2, whole genome shotgun sequence genome encodes:
- the LOC106881494 gene encoding uncharacterized protein LOC106881494 isoform X2 yields MAVGAVIADISALTGSTMIHSNVIVFLLGLFSPLVYSRTCRMEDDVCEFKLIISYKLTMLVNRTLVKPYNGKLYRYDVTNFTDAQPIPTDEVITMDGYFQPMKVIAVNGTVPGPTIEVYKGQRVIIDVENHLYSEVTTIHWHGLHQRGTSHMDGVAWVTQCPILPGQSFRYEFNITQTGTYWYHSHTGSQRTMGEFGALILHEKTKPKMEEHIMVISDYNHEWDSDMSFIKMVYGVYLNGKQVTNSRSAAGALFSLFNFHSGLVNGRGRYYDVSRKHNGAPLSVFEVESGKHYRFRVIAAGSLYPFEVSVDGHQMVVVASDGYELKPSPVDYFVINPGERFDFTIHANNSVGNYWIRGKTLEIDRNNSFEAILRYKGAPVEEPNSTVSDCVQQKNCTLLNCPFLYDTYKSDKPCLTFGDLESNYPDVVPPFRPGKFEEHFLNFAFPGEPGHTPSSVNGRAFKEAGVNLLTQSNEVKTWCDSTKCGVDKVCHCTYTLSPIPDNTVQIVMTNLGKGKGFSHPIHMHGHSFYVVKLGFAKYNETAGEIIHDTKDIDCRGDPKMNYCNDAAWSNSNWEGDNIPGMNLRNAPRKDTIMVPTGGYAVVRIRADNPGMWFVHCHIELHSMDGMAMVLNESFAQFPKVPDNFPQCRGFGKPVYNMKEVTEKDDHMDKSDEHKEKQIQKDNDKESDDHTHSSSEYRDRQRYENENAAVTNPTVMVGLGVLIAVVCILAILVVVVLVFFVVRKQKN; encoded by the exons ATGGCAGTTGGAGCTGTAATCGCAGAT ATATCTGCACTCACTGGTTCAACTATGATTCACTCCAACGTAATTGTATTCCTCCTGGGTCTCTTCTCACCATTAGTTTACTCTCGTACATGTCGTATGGAAGACGACGTGTGTGAGTTTAAGCTGATAATTTCGTATAAATTAACTATGTTAGTAAATCGTACCCTGGTAAAACCCTACAATGGAAAACTCTACAGATATGACGTCACTAATTTTACGGATGCTCAGCCGATACCAACTGATGAAGTTATTACTATGGATGGTTACTTTCAGCCAATGAAGGTGATTGCAGTTAATGGCACGGTTCCAGGACCAACAATAGAAGTTTATAAAGGTCAAAGAGTTATTATTGATGTAGAAAACCATTTATACTCAGAAGTTACGACAATACATTGGCACGGCTTGCATCAAAGAGGAACATCACATATGGATGGCGTAGCTTGGGTTACACAATGCCCTATTCTACCTGGTCAGTCGTTCagatatgaatttaatattacaCAAACTGGGACTTATTGGTACCATTCTCATACTGGGTCACAGCGTACCATGGGAGAATTTGGTGCTTTAATACTTCACGAAAAGACAAAACCTAAAATGGAAGAGCATATAATGGTAATCTCAGACTACAATCATGAATGGGATTCCGATATGAGTTTTATAAAAATGGTTTACGGAGTTTATTTGAATGGAAAACAAGTTACAAATTCTAGATCCGCTGCTGGAGCGCTTTTTAGTCTTTTTAATTTCCATTCTGGTCTTGTGAATGGTCGAGGCCGCTATTATGATGTATCAAGGAAACACAATGGGGCCCCACTGTCTGTCTTTGAAGTAGAATCAGGTAAACACTATCGTTTTAGAGTGATCGCTGCAGGGTCCCTTTACCCGTTTGAAGTATCTGTTGATGGTCACCAGATGGTAGTCGTTGCCTCTGATGGTTATGAACTAAAACCATCACCTGTTGATTACTTTGTCATCAACCCGGGCGAGAGATTTGACTTCACAATACATGCAAATAACTCTGTCGGAAATTACTGGATCCGTGGGAAGACGCTGGAAATAGACAGAAATAACTCATTTGAAGCGATTCTTCGATATAAGGGTGCACCGGTCGAAGAACCTAACTCCACTGTTTCTGACTGCGTTCAGCAAAAGAACTGCACTTTATTGAACTGTCCCTTTCTTTATGATACCTATAAAAGTGATAAACCATGTTTAACCTTTGGTGACTTAGAGTCTAATTATCCAGATGTGGTACCTCCTTTCCGGCCTGGGAAGTTTGAGgagcattttttaaattttgcatttCCTGGTGAACCTGGACACACACCTTCATCAGTAAATGGACGGGCGTTCAAGGAAGCCGGTGTAAACCTTTTAACACAATCGAACGAAGTAAAGACTTGGTGCGATAGTACCAAATGTGGTGTTGACAAAGTGTGCCATTGTACTTACACCTTAAGTCCGATACCCGATAATACTGTCCAGATTGTAATGACAAACCTAGGAAAAGGTAAAGGATTCTCCCACCCCATACACATGCACGGACATTCATTTTATGTAGTTAAGCTGGGTTTCGCGAAATACAATGAAACGGCGGGAGAAATAATACATGATACTAAAGATATTGATTGCAGAGGTGATCCGAAAATGAACTATTGTAACGATGCAGCTTGGTCAAACAGCAACTGGGAAGGAGACAACATCCCTGGAATGAATTTACGAAACGCTCCTCGAAAGGATACAATTATGGTCCCTACAGGTGGATACGCTGTTGTGAGAATACGGGCTGACAATCCTGGAATGTGGTTTGTGCACTGCCATATTGAATTACACAGTATGGATGGAATGGCTATGGTCCTTAACGAATCTTTTGCTCAGTTTCCAAAAGTGCCGGACAATTTCCCACAGTGTCGTGGTTTCGGGAAGCCGGTTTATAATATGAAAGAAGTTACTGAAAAGGATGACCACATGGACAAAAGTGATGaacataaagagaaacaaatacagaaagataatgataaagaaaGTGATGACCACACGCACTCAAGTAGTGAATATAGAGATAGACaaagatatgaaaatgaaaacgCTG CTGTAACCAACCCAACAGTGATGGTGGGACTTGGAGTTCTGATCGCTGTCGTCTGTATCCTGGccattcttgtagttgttgttcttgtgttcTTTGTTGTGAGGAAGCAAAagaattaa
- the LOC106881494 gene encoding uncharacterized protein LOC106881494 isoform X1: MIHWFNYEHVIVFLLALFSPLVYSRTCRMEDDECEFKLVISYKLTMLVNRTLVQPCNGKLYRYDVNCTDAQPIPTDEVITMDGFFEPVKVIAVNGTVPGPTIEVYKGQRIIVEVENQLFSEGTTMHWHGLRQEGTPHMDGVPWVTQCPILPGQSFRYEFNTAQTGTYWYHSHLGTQRTTGIFGAFIIHEKTKPKMEEHVMLITDYNHNWDSLVSYLSTEFGAYWNHKKIGNSKSLDGAHYSLFDFQSGLVNGRGRYYNESGKHNGAPLTVFEVESGKKYRFRVIAAGILYPFEVSVDGHQMVVVAADGHELKPSPVDYFILSPGERFDFILKANNDVGNYWIRGKTLQIHKNNTFEAILRYKGAPDEDSNSTVSDCIQQKNCVLLNCPFLYYPEKTNKRCLQFDDLEPYNPTHAPSFRQGKFQEYFLNFGFPGEPGNSPASINGRAFLDPTVNPLTQPNEIDTLCDSAKCGVDRVCHCTHSLNLETNDTVQIVMTNLGKGKGFSHPIHMHGHSFYVVKMGFPKYNRTSGEILSDTKDIDCRGDPKKNYCNNATWSNSSWEGDNIPGLKLENATQKDTIMVPTGAYVVVRIRADNPGLWFMHCHIELHNINGMALFLNESFAHLPEMPDNLPVCHSFRKPVYDHRQKQKEQVNCNSDVSHLNSEFGVSWNRKKIENSKSLDGAPYSPLNFQSGLVNGRGRYYDESGKHNRAPLTVFEVESGKEYRFRVIAAGLLYPCEVSIDGHQMVVIASDGYELKLMAVDYVILSPGERFDFILNANNGNGNYWIRGRTLELNKSDTFEAILRYNGASQEETKPTASHCIQQKNCVLLQCPFLHYPEKSNERCLPFDYFEYNHPTHNLEWEILKSAMQRNNP; encoded by the exons ATGATTCACTGGTTCAACTATGAACACGTAATTGTGTTCCTCCTGGCTCTCTTCTCACCGTTAGTTTACTCTCGTACATGTCGTATGGAAGACGACGAGTGTGAATTTAAGCTGGTAATTTCCTATAAATTAACTATGTTAGTTAATCGTACCTTGGTACAACCCTGTAATGGAAAACTCTACAGATATGACGTCAATTGTACGGATGCTCAACCGATACCAACTGATGAAGTTATTACAATGGATGGTTTCTTTGAACCAGTGAAGGTGATTGCAGTTAATGGCACAGTTCCAGGACCAACAATAGAAGTTTATAAAGGACAAAGAATCATCGTTGAAGTAGAAAACCAATTATTTTCAGAAGGAACGACAATGCATTGGCATGGTTTGCGTCAAGAAGGAACACCTCATATGGATGGCGTACCTTGGGTTACACAATGCCCTATTCTACCAGGTCAATCGTTCAGATATGAATTTAATACTGCACAAACTGGAACTTATTGGTACCATTCTCATCTTGGGACACAACGTACCACGGGAATATTTGGTGCTTTTATAATACATGAGAAGACAAAACCTAAAATGGAAGAGCATGTAATGTTAATAACAGACTACAACCATAACTGGGACTCCCTTGTGAGTTATTTAAGTACAGAATTCGGAGCTTATTGGAATCATAAAAAGATTGGAAATTCCAAATCTCTTGATGGAGCACATTATAGTCTTTTTGACTTTCAGTCTGGTCTTGTAAATGGTCGGGGCCGCTATTATAATGAATCAGGGAAGCATAATGGGGCCCCGTTGACTGTCTTTGAAGTAGAATCGGGTAAAAAATATCGTTTTAGAGTGATTGCTGCGGGGATCCTGTACCCGTTTGAAGTGTCTGTTGATGGTCACCAGATGGTAGTCGTTGCTGCCGATGGTCACGAACTGAAACCATCACCTGTTGATTATTTCATCCTCAGTCCAGGTGAGAGATTTGATTTTATATTGAAGGCAAATAACGATGTCGGAAATTACTGGATCCGTGGAAAGACgctacaaatacacaaaaacaatacATTTGAAGCAATTCTTCGATATAAAGGTGCACCGGACGAAGATTCTAACTCCACAGTTTCTGATTGCATTCAACAGAAGAATTGCGTCTTACTTAACTGTCCCTTTCTTTATTATCCCGAGAAAACTAATAAACGATGTTTACAATTTGATGACCTGGAGCCTTATAACCCTACTCATGCACCTTCTTTTCGACAAGGAAAGTTTCAGGAatactttttaaattttggcttcCCTGGTGAACCTGGGAACTCACCGGCATCAATAAATGGTCGAGCATTCCTGGATCCCACGGTAAATCCTTTAACACAACCGAACGAAATAGACACTTTGTGCGATAGTGCCAAATGTGGCGTTGATAGAGTGTGCCATTGTACTCATTCTTTAAATTTGGAAACCAATGATACTGTCCAGATTGTAATGACAAACTTGGGAAAAGGTAAAGGATTCTCCCACCCCATACACATGCATGGACATTCATTTTATGTAGTTAAAATGGGGTTTCCAAAATACAACCGAACATCTGGAGAAATATTATCTGATACTAAAGATATTGATTGCAGAGGTGATCCGAAAAAGAATTATTGTAACAATGCAACGTGGTCAAACAGCAGCTGGGAGGGAGACAACATCCCCGGATTGAAGTTGGAAAATGCTACTCAAAAGGATACAATTATGGTCCCCACGGGTGCTTACGTTGTAGTGAGAATACGGGCCGATAATCCTGGTTTATGGTTCATGCACTGCCATATTGAATTACACAACATCAATGGAATGGCCCTTTTTCTTAACGAATCCTTTGCTCACTTGCCAGAAATGCCGGATAACTTGCCTGTGTGTCACAGCTTCAGAAAACCAGTTTATGAccacagacagaaacagaaagagcaAGTTAACTGCAACTCCGATGTGAGTCATTTAAATTCAGAATTTGGAGTTTCTTGGAAtcgtaaaaaaatagaaaattctaAATCTCTTGATGGAGCACCATATAGTCCTTTAAACTTCCAATCTGGTCTTGTGAATGGTCGAGGTCGCTATTATGATGAATCAGGGAAACACAATAGGGCCCCGCTGACTGTCTTTGAAGTAGAATCGGGTAAAGAATATCGTTTTAGAGTGATCGCTGCAGGGCTCCTGTACCCGTGTGAAGTGTCTATTGATGGTCACCAGATGGTAGTCATTGCCTCTGATGGTTATGAACTAAAACTAATGGCTGTTGATTATGTCATCCTCAGTCCGGGTGAGAGATTTGACTTTATACTAAATGCAAATAACGGTAACGGAAATTACTGGATCCGTGGAAGGACACTAGAATTGAACAAAAGTGATACATTTGAAGCAATTCTTCGATATAATGGCGCATCGCAAGAAGAAACCAAACCTACAGCTTCTCATTGCATTCAACAAAAGAACTGCGTCTTACTTCAATGTCCCTTTCTTCATTATCCCGAGAAAAGTAATGAACGGTGTTTGCCATTTGATTACTTCGAATATAATCATCCTACTCACAATTTGGAGTGGGAGATTTTGAAGTCCGCg ATGCAAAGGAACAACCCGTGA